In Paraburkholderia sprentiae WSM5005, a genomic segment contains:
- a CDS encoding helix-turn-helix transcriptional regulator: MKDVVKKIGLCRATIYAMISRGEFPRPIRIGERATGWRESELEAWLANRTAARERSASALPSGR; the protein is encoded by the coding sequence ATGAAGGATGTTGTAAAGAAAATTGGCCTCTGCCGCGCCACGATTTATGCAATGATCAGCCGTGGGGAGTTCCCGCGCCCCATACGCATCGGAGAACGTGCGACCGGCTGGCGCGAATCCGAACTGGAAGCGTGGCTCGCGAACCGCACAGCCGCGCGAGAGAGGTCGGCGTCAGCGCTACCATCGGGCCGCTGA
- a CDS encoding AAA domain-containing protein — protein MKPKANKGFLGRFNLASKQLKTADRARGTPALRAGTDAQGTRLLIKTWPRIAGAEDSDLREIWHHEIRQLNRILGTRGVGDIIAELEESHVDEQGYHLAIRSEQREPLATLLARNGSLRHAIRNNVNGRHLLWGNLLRLAKALDLLHLQGLLHRNLNTWAVLTADSIEPDFQLTGFEWSMRIVGMDSSAKHLTRSAESNLYSFIRDWYGLGELAVQLFGINPKRLANISIASHEVAENLTAAEARLIRQLMQILPCERLDGNTVITGIEKILLSLQAAIQKEDLVYHLVLPLVRNSAVVDAIREASDYEIEADDENAQDQFVESDLANPTILLLSEDRLAIRGGLLTYYLEDFKRTRDLIPSDWEVAYCASVGITRNSSANPLNSLSVVGNAIQLTALSKSSTMFRSRPRGTSWKTLRAQLKPIRENDRRESRLYKALALAQMVDYAFAASDVFPVKLINHTEIDNDEGRYRIQVEARADEDKTRLSDALELRDPPATRLREMLIGDRSADDRQTNWWLSPSPTIGERNTRPSEWQFLREEGAQNGAPQYIFSGDSLPALNENLFLIPSDSAGRDSQLERRIKSLAALSEHRELTRMLIDPRRRVLDSNETPIKDAGYEDLDTSKQAALAKIVETLPLFMLQGPPGVGKTRLIRELVRQRLASDKTTRMLLSAQSNHAVDHLLHEIVNALGADVLEDSVVIRCATPDRKDAQSKYHVTNQAKQLLTHLRGSRLCREASPVLKTKVDALCTTFELDGTAGSQAAPPNARRALENLMLQSANLLFATANSGDIQTLIDDRSQFDWTVVEEAGKATGGELIAPMILSPRRLMIGDHKQLPPFGEERTLSLLNRPLAVKRALELVDPMVGLTLRGSIVDEVFNELRAEGGETGHNELVKLCEDSASLFSLFSSNVQKEYVRLEKNPKGRPIAAALTNQHRMHPDIAEVVSHAFYDDKLHTDEATANRFRLHPNTIGWGALHALPETPIIWIDTPWVQDTRHMRKGEALPRFKNDLELRVSKKILELSEPRSDPLPTLAVLSPYSRQVRALADTLEQGIARSPLSKFNLPPGHKSYCNTVDSFQGSEADFVIVSLVRNNGFGGIRAALGFLADERRMNVLLSRARYRMVIIGSLDFLRSIARNAQDGKEDIGFIDRVLEFFDGRRQREGISVISADALGVK, from the coding sequence TTGAAGCCGAAAGCCAATAAAGGATTTTTGGGCCGATTTAACCTCGCAAGTAAGCAATTGAAGACGGCTGACAGAGCACGGGGAACCCCCGCGTTGCGTGCAGGCACCGACGCACAGGGCACTCGGCTGCTCATCAAAACCTGGCCTCGGATCGCCGGTGCGGAAGACTCGGACCTTCGCGAAATCTGGCATCACGAGATTCGCCAACTCAACCGCATACTTGGAACAAGAGGAGTCGGTGACATCATCGCCGAGTTGGAGGAATCACATGTTGATGAGCAGGGCTACCATTTGGCCATTCGCTCCGAACAGCGCGAACCCCTCGCGACCCTGCTAGCAAGAAACGGTAGCCTCAGGCATGCTATTCGAAACAACGTCAATGGCCGACATCTACTATGGGGAAACTTGCTGCGCTTGGCCAAGGCCTTGGACCTGCTGCATTTACAAGGGTTATTGCACAGAAATTTGAACACTTGGGCGGTACTGACGGCGGACTCCATTGAGCCTGACTTTCAACTGACCGGGTTTGAGTGGTCCATGCGTATCGTGGGCATGGACTCGTCGGCAAAGCATCTCACGCGTAGCGCGGAGAGCAATCTCTATTCATTTATTCGTGACTGGTACGGCCTCGGGGAGCTGGCAGTCCAGCTCTTTGGGATCAATCCAAAACGTCTCGCGAATATTTCTATCGCAAGTCATGAAGTTGCTGAAAATTTAACCGCCGCAGAAGCAAGGCTGATTCGACAACTCATGCAAATTTTGCCATGCGAACGCTTGGACGGTAACACGGTCATTACCGGTATCGAAAAAATTCTACTTTCGCTGCAGGCGGCTATTCAGAAAGAAGACCTTGTTTACCATCTTGTTCTTCCTTTGGTTAGGAATTCTGCCGTTGTGGATGCAATCCGTGAAGCGTCGGATTACGAAATAGAAGCCGACGACGAAAACGCTCAGGATCAATTCGTCGAGAGTGATTTGGCTAATCCGACGATTCTTTTGTTGTCCGAAGATCGACTGGCCATTCGGGGGGGATTGTTAACCTATTACTTGGAAGACTTTAAAAGAACCCGCGACTTGATTCCGTCGGACTGGGAAGTCGCCTACTGTGCTTCTGTGGGTATAACGAGAAACTCCAGCGCCAACCCACTTAATTCGCTGTCCGTTGTCGGAAACGCCATTCAGCTAACTGCGCTTTCCAAGAGTTCAACAATGTTCCGAAGCCGTCCTCGCGGAACGTCCTGGAAGACTCTGCGAGCTCAACTTAAACCTATCCGAGAAAACGATAGACGGGAATCGCGGCTGTACAAGGCTTTGGCATTAGCGCAGATGGTAGATTACGCGTTCGCCGCAAGTGATGTGTTTCCAGTTAAGCTGATAAATCATACAGAAATCGACAACGATGAAGGTCGATATAGGATTCAAGTTGAAGCTCGCGCCGATGAAGATAAGACTCGACTTTCCGACGCGCTTGAGTTAAGGGATCCGCCGGCGACGCGCTTGCGCGAAATGCTGATTGGCGATAGGTCCGCGGATGATAGACAAACAAACTGGTGGTTGAGCCCAAGTCCCACAATCGGAGAGCGCAATACGCGACCGAGCGAATGGCAATTCTTGCGTGAAGAAGGCGCGCAAAATGGTGCCCCTCAATACATTTTTTCGGGTGATAGCCTCCCTGCGCTGAACGAAAATCTATTTCTTATCCCAAGCGACTCGGCGGGGAGAGATTCCCAACTTGAGCGACGAATCAAGAGTTTGGCCGCGTTAAGTGAACATAGAGAGTTGACTCGGATGCTTATCGACCCTCGTCGAAGGGTGCTCGATAGCAACGAAACACCAATCAAGGACGCTGGCTACGAGGATCTCGACACATCTAAACAGGCCGCGCTCGCCAAGATCGTGGAGACGTTGCCCCTTTTTATGCTGCAAGGGCCGCCGGGTGTTGGTAAAACGCGGTTAATCCGCGAACTTGTCCGGCAGAGACTGGCGTCCGATAAGACCACTCGCATGCTGTTATCGGCGCAGAGCAACCATGCGGTCGACCACCTTCTTCACGAGATCGTCAACGCCTTGGGAGCGGATGTGCTTGAAGACTCCGTTGTAATCCGGTGCGCAACCCCCGATCGTAAAGACGCTCAAAGCAAATATCACGTTACCAATCAAGCGAAGCAACTTCTTACCCACCTCCGTGGCAGCAGACTATGCCGTGAGGCGTCTCCAGTTCTGAAAACGAAGGTCGATGCCCTTTGCACGACTTTCGAACTCGACGGCACCGCCGGATCGCAAGCAGCACCACCGAATGCCCGGCGCGCGTTGGAGAACCTGATGCTCCAGTCGGCGAATTTACTTTTCGCAACCGCAAACTCAGGTGACATCCAAACGCTGATTGATGACCGTTCTCAATTCGACTGGACTGTCGTGGAAGAAGCGGGCAAGGCAACCGGTGGTGAGTTGATTGCACCCATGATCCTCTCGCCACGCCGCTTGATGATCGGGGACCATAAGCAGCTCCCCCCGTTTGGTGAAGAGCGCACACTATCGCTCCTGAATAGACCTTTAGCGGTTAAGCGGGCGCTCGAATTGGTAGACCCAATGGTAGGGCTCACATTGCGCGGCAGCATCGTTGATGAGGTCTTTAACGAACTCAGAGCGGAAGGAGGTGAGACTGGCCATAACGAACTGGTGAAACTGTGCGAGGATTCCGCTAGCCTTTTCTCGTTATTCAGCTCAAACGTTCAGAAGGAATACGTCAGGCTAGAGAAGAACCCCAAAGGCCGACCTATCGCCGCCGCACTCACTAACCAGCACCGCATGCATCCCGACATTGCGGAGGTTGTGTCCCACGCTTTCTATGACGACAAACTTCACACCGACGAAGCCACTGCCAATCGATTTAGGCTGCATCCCAACACAATCGGATGGGGTGCGTTGCATGCGCTACCGGAGACGCCAATTATTTGGATTGATACCCCATGGGTGCAGGACACGAGGCATATGAGGAAAGGGGAAGCACTTCCCCGGTTCAAAAATGACCTTGAGTTGCGTGTCAGCAAAAAGATCCTCGAACTCTCGGAGCCCCGGTCTGACCCATTGCCGACGCTTGCCGTGCTTTCACCGTACAGCCGTCAGGTGCGAGCTTTGGCGGATACCTTGGAACAGGGTATCGCGCGCTCACCTCTATCGAAATTCAACTTGCCACCTGGACACAAGAGTTACTGCAACACGGTCGACTCCTTTCAAGGCAGTGAGGCCGACTTCGTGATCGTTTCTCTGGTGCGGAACAACGGATTCGGAGGAATTCGGGCCGCGCTCGGCTTTCTCGCAGACGAGCGAAGAATGAACGTGTTACTGAGCAGGGCCCGCTATCGCATGGTTATTATCGGTAGTCTCGACTTCCTACGAAGCATCGCTCGCAATGCCCAAGATGGCAAAGAAGATATCGGATTTATTGACCGTGTGTTGGAATTCTTCGACGGTAGAAGGCAACGAGAAGGAATCTCAGTTATTTCTGCAGACGCGTTGGGAGTCAAGTAA
- a CDS encoding DUF4400 domain-containing protein, which yields MVAKTRDGNADGVKSFFWAVDLAIHVSLWLLLASVLAVLADLAAAHLLCRDDPVSGIQQLLRYYLNETSDPELAARAADTAYWGWFGWTGIDASARAWEPGVLPSHGLGSYLRPAFSGATREALVVAMYGVKLFGVRIAMLVMTVPQFVLAIAVAVADGLVARHVRRAQGGHESATRYHHAKRFLTFGLIPLTAVVWLVAPVRLPVWLLFWPVSVMIAIAVWNMAKYFKKYM from the coding sequence ATGGTCGCGAAAACTCGGGACGGCAATGCCGATGGTGTTAAGTCGTTTTTCTGGGCTGTCGACCTGGCAATCCACGTCTCGCTCTGGCTGCTGCTCGCCAGTGTTCTCGCGGTGCTGGCCGATCTCGCTGCGGCCCACTTGTTGTGTCGCGACGATCCCGTGAGCGGGATACAGCAGCTCCTGCGCTATTACCTGAACGAGACCTCCGATCCCGAACTGGCTGCGCGGGCGGCGGACACTGCGTACTGGGGCTGGTTTGGCTGGACCGGTATTGATGCGTCGGCGAGGGCTTGGGAGCCGGGCGTCCTGCCGTCGCATGGTCTCGGCTCTTACCTGCGGCCGGCGTTTTCGGGGGCGACGCGCGAGGCGCTCGTGGTGGCGATGTACGGTGTCAAGCTCTTCGGCGTTCGCATCGCGATGCTCGTGATGACGGTTCCGCAGTTCGTGCTCGCGATTGCAGTTGCCGTGGCCGACGGTCTGGTCGCGCGACACGTAAGGCGCGCGCAGGGCGGGCACGAGTCGGCGACCCGTTACCATCACGCGAAGCGCTTCCTGACGTTTGGCTTGATCCCGTTGACAGCGGTCGTCTGGCTCGTTGCGCCAGTACGGCTACCGGTCTGGCTGCTTTTCTGGCCAGTGTCGGTCATGATCGCGATCGCGGTATGGAACATGGCGAAGTACTTCAAGAAGTACATGTAG
- a CDS encoding SET domain-containing protein, producing the protein MKRHERKVIQRRVVVRRSPVHGRGVFALQALEAGERLLEYKGDVITWRTAIRQHRNNGASGHTYYFGLSDGRVIDGGRRGNSARWLNHSCSANCEAVEIEDRVFIHASSAIAPGEELFLDYQLAVDDPMDEEAKLSYACRCSSTGCRGTMLAAPVR; encoded by the coding sequence ATGAAAAGGCACGAAAGAAAAGTCATCCAACGACGTGTGGTTGTTCGACGGTCGCCCGTGCATGGTCGTGGGGTGTTTGCATTGCAGGCACTCGAAGCCGGCGAACGGTTGCTGGAGTATAAGGGCGACGTTATCACCTGGAGGACCGCCATCAGGCAGCACCGGAACAACGGTGCTTCGGGCCACACATATTACTTCGGCCTGTCTGACGGACGCGTGATTGACGGCGGGCGTCGGGGAAACAGCGCGCGCTGGTTGAATCACTCATGCAGCGCGAACTGCGAGGCGGTCGAGATCGAAGACCGCGTCTTCATTCATGCGTCGTCGGCAATTGCACCCGGCGAGGAACTCTTCCTGGATTACCAACTGGCCGTCGACGATCCGATGGACGAAGAAGCCAAGCTCAGCTATGCCTGCCGGTGCAGTTCGACGGGATGCCGGGGTACGATGCTGGCCGCGCCTGTGCGGTGA
- a CDS encoding phospholipase D-like domain-containing protein, translating to MKSTKVFLPVLKGKISFVVDKGRHWSIVEHLLLDALVKREWSTNGLAEHGRLPRRVVIEALVRLMRAGWVELSVAAEVNFRATEIGKVAVSHSELPKLPDLQKRPTNYVLDMVCGEIFRNKDLMRQSEQEIRKSLEGQSSVWVKPLSWHSQVEVNEALQVLLDPDETFVSGQPGGIYRRWVTVVVRGGRIVSGLPETRSLDKLRQVVLDAAEEADSKSDFTFEPNYAYELERMQPPEAAVHSIDFKLQDLVLGGKAHQETLLRLLETAKTHVFIHSTFISASRVLDLLPAINKAVERGVHIRIFWGQNEDPDDLASTRSAIAELRKNLQIQALAERLTFQSSSTGSHSKLLLADAGPSGEYVAVVGSCNWLTSGFASYEASVVLRDPKIVDEVVRCFGRLVCMHDGLWSELAGDFVLISQRLQSAQTATPIGEGSIIAGAQHNELVLRARDDAKKFIILASHRLGVAAGPGILAPLQRAAAESAQLSVEVFYCRRTAPVRGSDERRLTQEATSLGVSLKPVHSPRVHAKLLVWDDDNAVITSLNWLSADQTHSSNLGEIGVHLRVPGVGQHIAEHLRAEIASAAER from the coding sequence ATGAAGTCGACCAAGGTCTTTCTTCCGGTTCTCAAAGGAAAGATATCATTCGTGGTAGACAAGGGGCGTCATTGGAGCATAGTGGAGCACTTGCTACTTGATGCATTAGTCAAACGCGAATGGTCTACCAATGGACTCGCGGAGCACGGCAGACTGCCACGCCGAGTCGTGATTGAAGCACTCGTTCGATTGATGCGTGCCGGCTGGGTCGAATTGAGCGTGGCGGCTGAAGTCAATTTCCGAGCAACCGAGATCGGAAAAGTCGCCGTTTCCCACTCCGAACTACCTAAACTCCCGGATCTTCAGAAACGTCCCACCAATTACGTCCTTGATATGGTTTGCGGGGAAATCTTTAGAAATAAGGATTTGATGAGGCAGTCGGAACAAGAAATTCGTAAGTCTTTGGAAGGGCAATCAAGTGTCTGGGTGAAGCCACTGTCCTGGCACAGTCAAGTGGAAGTCAATGAAGCGCTGCAGGTTCTTTTGGATCCCGATGAGACCTTCGTCAGCGGCCAACCAGGAGGCATCTATCGGCGTTGGGTCACAGTAGTGGTCCGCGGAGGCCGTATTGTCTCTGGCTTGCCGGAGACGCGATCGTTGGACAAGCTACGTCAAGTCGTGCTGGACGCCGCCGAAGAAGCAGACAGCAAATCGGATTTCACATTCGAACCGAACTATGCGTACGAGCTTGAACGGATGCAGCCGCCAGAAGCCGCAGTGCACAGCATCGACTTCAAACTTCAGGATCTGGTGTTGGGCGGTAAAGCGCATCAGGAGACTCTGCTTCGCTTGCTCGAAACGGCAAAAACTCACGTATTTATCCATTCAACCTTCATAAGCGCCTCGCGTGTGCTGGATCTGCTTCCGGCGATCAACAAGGCAGTCGAAAGAGGCGTTCATATCCGTATATTCTGGGGGCAGAACGAAGATCCGGATGACCTCGCCTCGACCAGGAGTGCGATTGCCGAGTTGCGCAAAAACCTTCAAATTCAGGCCTTGGCGGAGCGCTTAACCTTCCAGTCGTCTTCCACGGGCTCGCATTCCAAGCTGCTTTTGGCCGACGCGGGTCCCTCAGGTGAATATGTTGCCGTCGTGGGGTCCTGCAACTGGCTCACAAGCGGATTCGCGTCTTATGAGGCATCGGTGGTCTTGCGCGATCCCAAGATCGTGGACGAAGTGGTGCGCTGCTTTGGGCGTCTGGTTTGCATGCACGACGGACTCTGGTCGGAATTGGCTGGAGATTTCGTGCTCATTTCGCAACGCTTGCAATCGGCTCAGACCGCTACGCCGATCGGAGAAGGCAGCATCATTGCAGGCGCACAGCACAACGAGTTAGTTTTGCGTGCTAGGGATGACGCGAAGAAGTTCATTATTCTCGCAAGCCATCGTTTGGGCGTAGCAGCAGGCCCTGGCATCCTAGCGCCTCTGCAGCGCGCCGCGGCCGAAAGTGCACAGCTTTCGGTCGAGGTTTTTTATTGCCGCAGGACCGCACCTGTTCGAGGCTCTGACGAGCGACGGTTGACACAGGAAGCGACTTCGTTGGGTGTGTCCTTGAAGCCTGTCCATTCGCCGAGAGTTCACGCAAAACTACTCGTGTGGGATGATGATAACGCCGTGATCACGTCATTAAACTGGCTTTCGGCAGACCAAACTCATAGCAGCAACTTGGGAGAGATCGGGGTGCACCTGCGAGTGCCGGGTGTTGGCCAACATATCGCCGAACATTTACGCGCCGAAATTGCTTCAGCTGCCGAACGATAG
- the traD gene encoding type IV conjugative transfer system coupling protein TraD, whose translation MAYPVENFFRRPVELLSSVAALAATGILWSHAALFLITPATGGVTTLALLSLACVRGRQAWRLIRFQRNLRRLPQYVIPASVIPCSSKEVFLGRGFRWSVMHTQRLYQARFPENRRLLARNDLYDRARDHERRSPDSWIARVTCREAWWNPAAPLPPVGGDPALHGVEPDERDIWFDIGERVGHMAVLGTTRVGKTRLCEVLVAQDIRRGDIVIVFDPKGDVDLLLRMYAEAKRCGRENEFTFFHLGYPDRSARYSPIGTYSRITEVATRIAGNLPKEGQSAAFRDFVWRFVNVMARAMSALGIRPTYEMIYQNAVNIDGLALRYFRFWLDRDHSGWEEGLEPLDKEEAKQAMRLQRNQEVLQVANLIRQQGWTDPIANGLLSVISNERSYFDKLVSSLYPLLEKLTTGRTSELLSPDYNDPHDPRPVFDWNRVMDRGGIVYVGLDALSDFEVAGVVGNAMFADLTSTAGRIYKYGHGYGQSTGGAKRRVSIHADEFNELVGDEFVPMVNKAGGAGYQVTAYTQTSADLEAKIGSRAKAEQIFGNFNTLVMLRVKYVTTAKILTDQLPMIDVKSLTLASSATDAVRRGEGVHFTAQTHDQISVRQVPMLQASDLTQLPKGQAFALIEGGQLVKVRLPLLEAHDPIILPGLDDVVADMRSRYTSYVNAVSPFDDAGGVSPDAIGGAVGSFMPFDANEEAVASTSGPWAVEGKGAGF comes from the coding sequence ATGGCGTATCCGGTCGAGAACTTCTTTCGCAGGCCCGTTGAACTGCTGTCCTCCGTGGCTGCGCTCGCAGCGACCGGCATCCTCTGGTCCCACGCGGCGCTCTTCCTTATCACGCCCGCCACGGGTGGCGTCACGACCCTTGCGCTCCTGTCACTGGCCTGCGTTCGCGGGCGACAGGCATGGCGGCTGATCCGTTTCCAGCGCAATCTCCGACGCCTACCGCAGTATGTGATCCCTGCAAGCGTTATCCCGTGCTCCAGCAAGGAGGTATTTCTCGGGCGGGGCTTTCGCTGGAGCGTCATGCACACGCAGCGCCTGTATCAGGCCCGTTTTCCCGAAAACCGCCGGCTGCTTGCCCGCAATGACCTGTACGACCGGGCGCGGGATCATGAGCGCCGGTCTCCCGACAGCTGGATCGCGCGTGTGACCTGTCGCGAGGCCTGGTGGAATCCGGCCGCGCCGTTGCCGCCAGTCGGAGGGGACCCCGCGCTGCATGGCGTCGAGCCGGACGAGCGCGACATCTGGTTCGACATCGGCGAGCGCGTCGGGCACATGGCGGTGCTTGGCACGACGCGCGTGGGCAAGACCCGGCTGTGCGAGGTGCTGGTTGCCCAGGACATCCGTCGCGGCGACATTGTGATCGTGTTCGATCCGAAGGGCGACGTTGACCTGCTGCTGCGCATGTACGCCGAGGCGAAACGTTGCGGGCGCGAGAACGAGTTCACGTTCTTCCATCTGGGCTATCCCGACAGGTCAGCGCGCTACAGTCCAATCGGCACCTATTCGCGGATCACGGAGGTAGCGACGCGCATCGCCGGCAACCTGCCGAAGGAGGGCCAGTCGGCCGCGTTCCGGGACTTCGTCTGGCGCTTCGTGAATGTGATGGCGCGGGCGATGAGTGCGCTCGGCATCCGACCGACCTACGAGATGATCTATCAGAACGCGGTGAACATCGATGGTCTGGCGTTACGGTACTTCCGCTTCTGGCTTGATCGCGATCACTCAGGTTGGGAAGAGGGGCTGGAGCCGCTCGACAAGGAGGAGGCGAAGCAGGCGATGCGTCTGCAGCGCAACCAGGAAGTCCTGCAGGTGGCGAACTTGATCAGGCAGCAGGGATGGACCGATCCGATCGCCAATGGCCTGCTTTCGGTCATTAGCAACGAGCGCTCGTACTTCGACAAGCTGGTCTCGTCGCTCTATCCGCTCCTGGAAAAGCTCACCACAGGCCGGACATCGGAACTGCTGTCACCCGACTATAACGACCCTCATGATCCGCGTCCTGTGTTCGACTGGAACCGAGTGATGGACCGCGGCGGGATTGTCTATGTCGGCCTAGATGCTTTGTCGGACTTCGAGGTGGCTGGTGTGGTCGGCAACGCAATGTTCGCGGATCTGACGTCGACAGCCGGTCGAATCTACAAGTACGGTCACGGCTACGGACAGAGCACGGGAGGCGCTAAGCGGCGCGTCTCGATCCACGCGGACGAGTTCAACGAACTGGTCGGCGACGAGTTCGTGCCGATGGTCAACAAGGCGGGCGGTGCCGGTTATCAGGTTACGGCCTACACGCAGACGAGCGCTGACCTAGAAGCGAAGATCGGCTCGCGCGCGAAGGCCGAACAGATCTTCGGCAACTTCAATACGCTCGTGATGCTGCGCGTGAAATACGTGACGACCGCGAAGATCCTGACCGACCAGCTTCCGATGATCGACGTGAAATCGCTCACGCTCGCCTCATCGGCGACGGACGCAGTGCGGCGCGGCGAGGGTGTGCATTTCACGGCCCAGACACACGACCAGATTTCGGTGCGACAGGTGCCGATGCTGCAGGCGTCCGACCTGACGCAGTTGCCGAAGGGTCAGGCGTTCGCCCTCATTGAGGGCGGCCAGCTTGTGAAGGTGCGCCTGCCATTGCTCGAGGCACATGACCCCATCATTCTCCCTGGACTGGACGACGTGGTGGCGGACATGCGGTCCCGCTATACGTCGTACGTCAACGCCGTGTCGCCATTCGACGATGCGGGCGGCGTGTCGCCCGATGCCATTGGTGGCGCGGTGGGCAGCTTCATGCCGTTCGATGCGAATGAGGAGGCGGTGGCCTCGACCTCTGGTCCTTGGGCCGTGGAAGGCAAGGGCGCCGGGTTCTGA
- a CDS encoding AAA family ATPase, with translation MDINLVKIGNFRKLQKVRADLAENTTVFVGANNSGKTSAMVALRHFLVGRIDFSINDFTLSNWAKLDALGQQWEASEGEEADQPFDWNAVLPHLDVRLDEPERELHYVRAPRRLSTGTSSGVRRLGPRAQHSRLKIAEDVGDHQ, from the coding sequence ATGGACATCAATCTCGTCAAGATCGGGAACTTCCGCAAGCTGCAGAAGGTCAGGGCCGATCTTGCGGAGAACACGACCGTCTTCGTTGGCGCCAACAACAGTGGAAAGACTTCCGCGATGGTCGCGCTCCGCCACTTCCTCGTTGGACGCATTGATTTTTCGATCAATGACTTCACCCTATCAAATTGGGCCAAACTCGACGCGCTCGGGCAACAATGGGAGGCTTCGGAGGGCGAAGAGGCTGATCAGCCATTCGACTGGAATGCAGTTCTCCCTCACCTGGACGTTCGGCTCGATGAGCCGGAGAGGGAACTTCACTACGTTCGCGCACCGCGCAGGCTCAGCACGGGCACATCGAGCGGGGTCCGCCGTTTGGGGCCAAGAGCCCAACATTCCAGACTGAAGATCGCGGAAGACGTTGGAGACCATCAGTGA